A single genomic interval of Nonomuraea rubra harbors:
- a CDS encoding mechanosensitive ion channel family protein, producing MDINIGQGISDAWRQIATFVPKLVAFLVILIIGWIVAKALEKIVDKVLERVGFDRAVERSGVRRWLERSKYDASSLLAKIVFYAILLVTLQIAFNVFGPNPVSALLASVVGWLPMALVAIVIIVVAGAVAKAVKDIVSGMLGGLSYGRWVATAAAVFIWALGIIAALNQIGVATTVTTPVLITVLATIGAIAAIGIGGGLIRPMQQRWERWLGRIEQEAPQARAHAEAYQRGREDARAMTEETAPIRTSPGGAHRSDMPPG from the coding sequence GTGGATATCAACATCGGCCAGGGCATCTCTGACGCCTGGCGGCAAATAGCGACGTTCGTGCCGAAACTGGTCGCGTTCCTGGTGATTCTGATCATCGGGTGGATCGTGGCCAAGGCGCTGGAGAAGATCGTCGACAAGGTGCTCGAACGGGTCGGCTTCGACCGCGCGGTGGAGCGCAGCGGCGTGCGCCGCTGGCTGGAGCGGAGCAAGTACGACGCCAGCAGCCTGCTCGCGAAGATCGTTTTCTATGCGATCCTGCTGGTCACCCTGCAGATAGCCTTCAACGTCTTCGGCCCCAACCCGGTCTCGGCGCTGCTGGCGAGCGTGGTCGGCTGGCTGCCCATGGCCCTCGTGGCCATCGTGATCATCGTGGTGGCCGGGGCCGTGGCCAAGGCCGTCAAGGACATCGTGAGCGGCATGCTCGGCGGCCTGTCGTACGGCCGCTGGGTGGCGACCGCGGCGGCGGTGTTCATCTGGGCGCTGGGCATCATCGCCGCGCTCAACCAGATCGGGGTGGCCACGACCGTGACGACGCCGGTGCTGATCACGGTGCTCGCCACGATCGGGGCGATCGCGGCGATCGGCATCGGGGGCGGGCTCATCCGGCCCATGCAGCAGCGGTGGGAGCGCTGGCTGGGGCGGATCGAGCAGGAGGCTCCGCAGGCCAGGGCGCACGCCGAGGCGTACCAGCGGGGGCGTGAGGACGCCCGGGCCATGACGGAGGAGACGGCGCCGATCCGGACGTCGCCCGGCGGAGCACACCGCTCCGACATGCCTCCCGGCTGA
- a CDS encoding VOC family protein: MHRSRLFALLIDTPAPEAEAATAFWAAALGATARPLPSEEQFISLHGAVPGLAVAVQAIEDGESRFHIDIESDDVEAETRRLIGLGAVEVSRWQECRILRAPGGHLMCVLPVESDPAVFEAEARTWP; this comes from the coding sequence ATGCATCGCAGCCGGCTCTTCGCCCTCCTGATCGACACCCCGGCGCCCGAGGCCGAGGCGGCGACGGCCTTCTGGGCCGCCGCGCTCGGAGCGACGGCCCGTCCGCTGCCCTCGGAAGAGCAGTTCATCTCCCTGCACGGGGCCGTTCCCGGCCTGGCCGTGGCCGTGCAGGCGATCGAGGACGGCGAGTCCCGCTTCCACATCGACATCGAGAGCGACGACGTCGAGGCGGAGACCCGGCGGCTGATCGGCCTCGGGGCCGTCGAGGTGTCGCGGTGGCAGGAGTGCCGCATCCTGCGTGCCCCGGGTGGTCACCTGATGTGCGTGCTGCCCGTCGAGAGCGATCCCGCCGTGTTCGAGGCCGAGGCCAGGACCTGGCCCTGA